A window from Solanum stenotomum isolate F172 chromosome 5, ASM1918654v1, whole genome shotgun sequence encodes these proteins:
- the LOC125866315 gene encoding uncharacterized protein LOC125866315, with the protein MKAQMGLRKPSNKLPTADRGDNGVENLSKKHNEQFDHWAFLDQIEAPVWVDLNLECKSAYKDMDDEWFHISHPFHQASSRELKSAFSRSGESSINLEHGMQGSSSPKLPPSVSRSRGKDFRSRQWSQGDQMLTLDKKHPVNHLSKGGLEADKVVEHKTNHKKLTSSAAIDSDSACQALNSRDKKISSNSLAVYSDKTRSISSSITSEHGEECYKQELCVSDSSSTITSEACGQKSFEVSGPVLGQTTGLLSSLRVSLRKSCVTRQASRMEVNVCRQSEGQKSSSSKSSVGSSSIPYKEREGETERESKEKTPDSRNVTTIVEAKLANKSKVPVQAHNRTSIPKMVTGRSVSSSVPTETNRPKVHPTNVQRKALVPQRANGRVASILVSKPSERIGSSHCRRVVSSGKENAVVKMGMSQKSVAKDNQGCSTKFSSYKNENKRSCQSTKSSGFMVNLDNRMEVTNRANVKKKAFY; encoded by the exons ATGAAGGCTCAAATGGGTCTGAGAAAACCGTCAAACAAACTTCCCACTGCAGATCGTGGAGACAATGGGGTTGAAAATTTATCCAAGAAACACAACGAACAGTTCGATCACTGGGCGTTTCTG GATCAAATTGAGGCCCCTGTGTGGGTGGACCTTAACTTGGAATGTAAGTCTGCCTATAAAGACAT GGACGATGAATGGTTCCACATAAGCCATCC GTTTCACCAGGCTTCTTCTCGAGAGTTGAAGTCTGCATTTTCTCGCTCTGGAGAGAGTTCCATAAACCTGGAGCATGGCATGCAGGGATCATCTTCTCCTAAGCTCCCACCTTCAGTTTCAAGATCAAGAGGCAAAGATTTCCGAAGCAGACAGTGGAGTCAAGGAGATCAGATGCTTACTTTGGATAAGAAACATCCAGTAAATCACTTAAGTAAAGGGGGTTTAGAAGCTGATAAAGTAGTTGAGCATAAgacaaatcataaaaaattaacaagCTCTGCAGCTATAGACTCAGATTCTGCTTGTCAAGCTCTGAATTCCAGGGATAAAAAGATTAGCTCGAATTCTTTGGCTGTCTATAGTGACAAAACCCGCTCAATAAGCAGCAGCATTACATCAGAGCACGGTGAAGAGTGTTACAAGCAAGAGTTGTGTGTTAGTGATTCATCAAGCACCATTACATCTGAAGCTTGTGGACAGAAGTCCTTTGAAGTGTCTGGTCCAGTACTTGGTCAAACTACTGGGCTATTGTCATCTCTAAGAGTAAGTCTGAGGAAAAGTTGTGTTACAAGACAAGCATCAAGGATGGAGGTAAATGTTTGTAGGCAATCAGAAGGTCAGAAATCTTCCTCAAGTAAATCGAGTGTAGGATCTTCTTCAATTCCCTACAAAGAAAGGGAAGGCGAAACTGAGAGAGAAAGTAAAGAGAAAACTCCAGATAGCAGAAATGTAACTACAATTGTAGAAGCGAAACTGGCTAATAAGTCCAAGGTTCCTGTTCAAGCTCATAACAGAACTTCTATCCCTAAAATGGTTACTGGAAGATCTGTTTCTTCGTCTGTTCCCACTGAAACTAATAGACCAAAG GTTCATCCGACTAATGTACAAAGAAAAGCATTGGTTCCTCAAAGAGCCAATGGACGTGTAGCCTCAATTTTGGTCTCAAAGCCTAGTGAAAGAATTGGAAGTAGCCATTGTAGAAGGGTTGTGAGCAGTGGTAAGGAGAATGCTGTTGTGAAAATGGGTATGAGCCAGAAGTCAGTTGCCAAAGACAACCAGGGGTGTAGTACAAAATTCTCAAGTTacaaaaatgagaataaaagaAGCTGCCAGAGCACAAAGTCGAGTGGTTTTATG GTGAATCTAGATAATAGAATGGAAGTCACGAATCGTGCAAATGTAAAGAAGAAGGCTTTCTACTGA
- the LOC125865409 gene encoding cyclic nucleotide-gated ion channel 4-like, translating to MTSHHEHTYGISTDDEDEDEDENEYSHNECNKIHEPYNGGGRDDRNNKVGLNMIFSRSKLIDPKAQWVKEWNRVFLLVCAIGLFVDPLFFYTISISENCMCLFVDGWFSVTVTVLRCINDGLHVCNMWLQFKMMINRRTNNIPYLKANKGFLFDLFVILPLPQLVMWVGIPILLEKGLTTTVMTVLLIIFLFQYLPKIYHSICLLRRMQNLSGYIFGTVWWGIALNIIAYFVSSHAVGACWYLLGIQRAAKCLKEQCIVTKGCTLKMLACEESIYYGTSYLVKEKNRLMWGETINARFTCLKNGQNFDYGAYKWTVQLVSNENRIEKILLPIFWGLMTLSTFGNLESTTDWLEVIFIIIVLTSGLILVTMFIGNIKVFLHATTSKKQAMQLKMRNIEWWMRRRRLPRELKQRTRNFQRHKWAAMRGVDECDMIRNLPEGLRRDIKYHLCLDLVRQVPLFQHMDSLVLENICDRVKSLIFTKGEIVSREGDPVQRMLFIVRGHLQSSQYLRDGVKSYCMLGPGNFSGDELLSWCLRRPFVERLPPSSSTLVTLETTEAFGLEAEDVKYVTQHFRYTFVNEKVKRSARYYSPGWRTWGAVAIQLAWRRYKHRLTLSSLSFIRPRRPLSRSSSLGEDRLRLYTALLTSPKPNLDDFDF from the exons ATGACTAGTCATCATGAACATACATATGGTATTAGTACTGacgatgaagatgaagatgaagatgaaaacGAGTACTCCCATAATGAGTGCAACAAAATCCATGAACCATATAATGGTGGTGGTCGTGATGACAGAAATAATAAAGTTGGATTAAACATGATATTTTCAAGAAGCAAATTGATAGACCCTAAAGCACAATGGGTTAAAGAATGGAATAGAGTTTTCTTGTTAGTATGTGCAATTGGTCTTTTTGTTGATCCACTTTTTTTCTATACAATTTCTATAAGTGAAAATTGTATGTGTCTTTTCGTCGATGGGTGGTTTTCCGTCACCGTGACGGTTTTACGATGTATCAACGATGGTTTACATGTATGCAATATGTGGTTGCAATTCAAGATGATGATAAATAGAAGAACAAATAATATACCATACTTGAAGGCTAACAAAGGTTTCTTATTTGATCTCTTTGTTATACTACCTTTACCTCAG ctAGTTATGTGGGTAGGGATCCCAATTTTATTGGAAAAAGGATTAACAACAACAGTGATGAcagttttattaattatatttttatttcaatatctTCCCAAAATCTATCACTCAATTTGCCTCTTGAGAAGAATGCAGAATCTGTCTGGCTACATTTTTGGCACTGTTTGGTGGGGAATTGCACTTAACATCATCGCTTATTTTGTCTCATCACAC GCTGTGGGAGCATGTTGGTACTTGCTAGGTATTCAAAGGGCAGCCAAATGTCTTAAAGAACAATGCATAGTTACAAAAGGTTGTACCCTAAAAATGTTGGCATGTGAAGAGTCAATATATTATGGAACAAGTTATTTggtgaaggaaaaaaatagattaatgTGGGGAGAGACAATTAATGCAAGATTTACTTGTCTTAAAAATGGACAAAATTTTGATTATGGAGCTTATAAATGGACTGTTCAACTTGTCTCTAATGAAAATCGAATTGAGAAAATACTACTTCCAATATTTTGGGGCCTCATGACTCTAAG CACATTTGGGAACTTGGAGAGCACAACAGATTGGCTAGAAGTGATTTTCATAATCATAGTTCTCACCTCTGGACTAATTTTAGTCACCATGTTCATTGGCAACATCAAG GTGTTTTTGCATGCAACAACATCAAAGAAACAAGCAATGCAACTAAAGATGAGAAATATAGAATGGTGGATGAGAAGAAGAAGGTTACCTAGAGAGTTAAAGCAAAGAACTAGAAATTTTCAAAGGCATAAATGGGCTGCAATGCGTGGTGTTGATGAATGTGACATGATTAGAAATCTTCCTGAGGGTCTTAGGAGGGACATCAAGTACCATTTGTGCTTGGACTTGGTCAGACAG GTCCCTTTATTTCAACATATGGACAGTTTGGTTCTAGAGAACATATGTGATCGTGTGAAGTCCCTGATTTTCACTAAGGGGGAAATA gTATCTAGAGAGGGAGATCCAGTACAAAGAATGCTATTTATAGTAAGAGGACACCTTCAAAGTAGCCAATATTTACGAGATGGTGTCAAAAGTTACTGCATGTTAGGCCCTGGAAATTTTAGTGGAGATGAACTATTGTCCTGGTGTCTCCGGCGACCTTTCGTCGAGCGGTTGCCACCATCCTCCTCCACGTTGGTGACCCTCGAGACCACTGAGGCCTTCGGCCTCGAGGCCGAAGACGTCAAGTATGTGACACAACATTTCAG ATATACATTTGTgaatgaaaaagtgaaaagaAGTGCAAGGTATTATTCACCAGGGTGGAGAACTTGGGGTGCTGTTGCTATTCAATTAGCTTGGAGAAGATATAAACATCGTTTGACACTTTCTTCTTTGTCTTTTATTAGACCAAGAAGGCCATTGTCTCGTTCTTCTTCGCTCGGGGAGGATCGACTAAGACTATATACTGCTTTGTTGACTTCACCAAAACCTAATCTAGATGATTTTGatttctaa